The following coding sequences lie in one Bacteroides helcogenes P 36-108 genomic window:
- a CDS encoding sodium ion-translocating decarboxylase subunit beta, with product MEEIFAKLYDMTAFSNIIADPSFLVMYAIAFILLYLGIKKHYEPLLLVPIAFGVLIANFPGGDMGVIQADENGMVLVGNELKNIWEMPLHEIAHDLGLMNFIYYMLIKTGFLPPIIFMGVGALTDFGPMLRNLRLSIFGAAAQLGIFTVLLCAVAMGFTPKEAGALGIIGGADGPTAIFTTIKLAPHLLGPIAIAAYSYMALVPVIIPMVVKLFCTKKELMINMKEQEKLYPSKTEIKNLRVLKIIFPIAVTTIVALFVPTAVPLIGMLMFGNLIKEIGSDTSRLFDAAANSIMNAATIFLGLSVGATMTSEAFLNWTTIGIVIGGFLAFALSITGGIFFVKLFNLFSKKKINPLIGATGLSAVPMASRVCNDIATKYDPKNHVLNYCMSSNISGVIGSAVAAGVLISFLG from the coding sequence AAACTCTATGATATGACGGCGTTCAGCAATATCATTGCCGATCCGTCGTTTCTTGTGATGTATGCCATTGCTTTCATCCTGCTATATCTGGGTATCAAGAAGCACTACGAACCGTTGTTGCTGGTTCCCATCGCTTTCGGTGTGCTGATAGCGAACTTCCCCGGTGGTGATATGGGCGTGATTCAGGCAGATGAGAATGGAATGGTACTGGTGGGCAATGAGTTGAAGAACATTTGGGAGATGCCGTTGCACGAGATTGCACACGACCTCGGACTGATGAACTTCATTTACTATATGCTGATTAAGACCGGTTTCCTGCCGCCCATCATCTTTATGGGTGTGGGGGCTTTGACGGACTTCGGGCCGATGCTCCGCAACCTGCGGCTTTCCATCTTCGGGGCGGCCGCACAGCTTGGCATTTTCACCGTGCTGCTGTGTGCGGTGGCTATGGGCTTTACGCCGAAAGAAGCCGGTGCGCTGGGTATTATCGGTGGTGCTGACGGACCTACGGCCATCTTTACCACCATTAAGCTTGCTCCTCATTTGCTTGGCCCTATCGCCATTGCGGCCTACTCGTACATGGCATTGGTTCCGGTCATCATCCCGATGGTGGTGAAACTGTTCTGCACCAAGAAGGAGTTGATGATCAATATGAAGGAACAGGAGAAGCTCTATCCTTCGAAGACCGAGATAAAGAACCTGCGTGTACTGAAGATTATCTTCCCGATTGCGGTGACTACCATCGTGGCATTGTTTGTGCCTACGGCTGTTCCTTTGATCGGTATGCTGATGTTTGGTAATTTGATTAAGGAAATCGGTTCCGATACGAGCCGGCTCTTTGATGCTGCCGCAAATAGCATTATGAATGCGGCTACCATCTTTTTGGGGCTGAGTGTAGGTGCTACGATGACGAGCGAGGCGTTCCTCAATTGGACTACGATTGGCATTGTGATTGGTGGTTTTTTAGCATTTGCCCTCTCCATCACGGGTGGCATATTCTTTGTGAAGCTGTTCAACCTGTTCAGTAAAAAGAAGATTAATCCGTTGATTGGAGCTACGGGATTGAGTGCCGTGCCGATGGCAAGCCGTGTGTGCAATGACATTGCGACAAAGTATGACCCAAAGAACCATGTGCTGAACTACTGCATGTCCAGTAATATCTCCGGTGTGATCGGTTCGGCTGTTGCGGCAGGCGTGCTGATTTCCTTCCTGGGATAA